The DNA window accaAATGACACCTAAATGTGATAAATTGTAGAGACAAGGACCAAAATTAGTAAAAGTTATAGAGACATGTTTCACACATCATTCTAATAACTAAACCATAGTTAATTATTACTCACTCAACTATCTAACTCTAATTTTCCACATAAcacatttaatatttaatttaagaccaTGTTGTTGAAACgttttatttactttcttaaatagTGTGTCAAGTCAAGATcagacaacaacaaaaaaaaaaaaacaaagagagtaCTCCCACAtatttttaccttatttatgacttaatcatgataaattaaaattgagaGTAAATACCTAGTGAAGTTTCTACCaacaaataattacatatttccAGCCTTTGTTCCATCAAATCTGACAAGTGTATACTATGTTTGCACTCTGATACCAGCAATTCTCGAAAGAGCACAAACGATACACGCAGGTTATTTGGTACATGGGATATAATACCAAATTTTCGATTAGAGGTATTAGCTAATCCCGAAATTATTTGTACCAGATTGGATACTATCTCATGCTGTGTACCAAATGACCCCGAAGAGTAAGATTTAACGAGTCCACACACactatttaactagaactcaagCTGGACGACGCAGAAAAACGACATAATCATAAATCATTAAACTTGACGACTACAGTTAGAGGTAGGGAAACCCGGCTGAGATTTACAATACTGgcaaaattatttagttttagAAACGTGAAAGCTCGGGAAAAGATCTTTGCCCAATGACATAACAACATGCCATTCACCACTACCCCAGATAGCAGAATTAGCAAAGTACAAAACACATAACTACATGTCATCCCACAACGCAAGGTTAACTATGATCTGCAAAGACATATACAGGTATGCACGATATAGGTACTGATGAGAAATTTTAAACATGGTGTTGTAATGATGATCACCATATGtcctcatcatcatcagaaTCTTCAACATCGGACTCACCATATATATCACCTTCAAGGGTTGGATCTGCATAATCTGTCCAGTCTTCACGGCCCACATCCTCATTTGTAAAAGAAATTACACCAACAGTTTCAGATCCATATTGTTCCTCAGAAGTGCTGCTTGAAGCTTCTGATTCGTCATTTGATGCCTGGGTTTCATCCTCATCTTCGGATTCCTCTTCATCCGGATAATCATTCCAGGGATTATGTTCAGCTGAAAAAGAAAACTCAAATATCAAACCATTTCTAACAAAAAAGTACCTTAAATAACAAAGATACTAAAACGGAGTGGAAAGGCAAGAGAGATGACCATTGGAATCATCAGACTCATAGTCTGAATGATCAGGGCCGTCATAGtaatcatcatcttcatcaactTGTACCCTAAAACAACCACATCAACTATTTTAGTAAGAGCTGAAAAGTAAAGATACCGTATGAAGAAAATTATTTGTTGTATGAATCCTTACAATGGAAAAGGGCTAGCAATATCTTCATCAGGGTTGGTATCATTCTTAACAGTATAATAGTCATAAACATAACCATCTGAAGATGCTGCACAGGAATTAGCATAACCTTCAATACACTCACATAAACATGAAAATAGACAGCAAGCTCCAGTGCCCATTTGGCCAAATTCACAATAGTGACCCTTCCATAGACTCGGGAAGGGAAAGCATTCAAAATTCTATTGGTTAGGAATGAATCCAGAACTCTAGCTGGAGTACCTTTCCTAGAAACATGGCTAAAATGGCCAGTGATGATAGGCTAGAATTTCTACCATTTCATCTTGTTTCAGAACATAAATAATGGCCACTGATGATAGGCTAGAATTTCTACCATTTCATCTTGTTTCAGAACATTAATAAGTTAATGAAATTTATCAAGCTGATAAAACTTCACAGGGCAGTCTATAGCCTATAGAGATTCCCTTGCGCTGGGGAGGCAGCAAATCATGAGATTGAATTTGAAAACAAAATCCCTGGAAAAGCGAAGAAGCAATATAGAACCTTGTTTCGAGACGTAATTATGAATCTCTGACTCAATTTCTTCAGCAGCACTTGGCATGACTTCTCGTAAAAGAGGCAAATATTGGGACATCATCTTGTGATCTTCCAGCTCGGTAGTCCTGCATCTGCATTAATGTCATAAAACCAGCTCTTTTTCATTTGTGAAGGAAACAGATAACACATGCGACAGTAACTTATGAAGCTAGCATGTAATTACGAAAACACTTACTCCTCTTGCACTTCATGGCTTTTTTCTTCAGTATCAACACGAATAACATCATATAGTTGACACATCTCATTCAGCTCTTCATTGTGCATTagttttctcttctcttttctgCTTTTCCATATTTGCTCAAACCGGGCATTTTTCGACAAATCCTAAAGGAGGGAAGAGCAAGATAAGCTAAATCTTAAAAAGCCTTGAACCATTTAATTAGGAGAAAAGATAAGTGAATCTACTATACAAGAAACCACTATTAAGGTTATTCAAAAGCCACTTAAAACCATAAGGTTAATAGAATGAATCAAGTTTGATAATATTGTAATAATGAAAAGAGCAAAGAGTGCTGCCGTCGGCACAAACTTCAAAACCCAATACATGTATGAATTCAATCACATGCACAAACCTCTAgaatacaatataataatagCAAATCAGATGTGGAATTCGCTAAACTAACAATACAGTTTCATAAGCTGGATTTAGCAACAAGCACCTACAGATGCAGAGTTTAAAAAGTTCAGAAGATATGTTGCAGAGTACACAACAAAGTTTGTGACCGCACTATCATATACTAAAAAAATGTTCAGATCATTTTCCACCAAGGTGATTAACAGAAAAAATTTCTTCGTCAATTTTTCCCCACacaatattctttatttttttccttggtCAATCCAAATATATCAGCTAACAATGAATAATATATTCCACTTGCTTATTTTTTTCAGACAGATATGCATATGTCATGTAAACTGTTCCTATAGATAGTTTTGTTTCCTTGTATCAATATCACAACTGTTCAAGTATTGTCATCCTTCCTTCCTTTggtattcaatttttttttgaatgttaGAATCAAACAGTATTTAAGAATGTCGTTTGGGTATTAACAAGCAAATTACATCCTTAACCACTATTTGATTGTAACATTCAAAAACAAATAGTACCATTGCTGGTGGGAAGTGGCATGTATCCCATGGgattagtcgaggtgcacacAATCTAGACACCATGgttataagaaaaaagaatgtaaaatttgtattatctctctcttcttctttttttatcagtaaatattatattattattacttctCCTATTAGAACACCAAACCACTTCAAGTAATTCTGTTTCATTCCGACATAAATGTTTCTCCATCAACATAATGGCTTACCTTACTAGAAATTATTACAAAAGACAAAAAGGAAAACAAgcattccaaaaataaaaaaatagaatagcaAATTACATGCTGTGTGGCTACAATGCTATTAGCTAGTACAAAAGGAAAGATCCATCCATGAATAGTAACAGTGAAAAAACAATATTGAATTACTACACAAGTAGATCTGATGGTATGGAACTCTGGTAATACCTCTTGCTTTTGCTTTGCCTTGGCAAGTAGTTGATCTTGTTTCTGCACATATCAATTAAGTGCATGCATTCATCAATTATAATTAAGCTGAAGCTCTGGTAGATGCAAACTTGTTAAGTAAATCAAGAAAGAGCTTACCTTTTCTGTCCTAAAACTTCGCCTAGCATCAGATTTCTCTCCGACTTCTGAAGAATCTGCTGGAGCCGACTGATAAAATGCAGCTATTAGAAAACTCATGTAGCTTCTATCAGGGCGAGAAATAAGCTAGTTAAATAATTGCACAAACAACTCAGAAACCCTTTTAAAAGTATGGCTTGATAATACAAGTGCTACAAAATTCTCACACTTCAAGGGTACAAGTACAACAGCATCCCCAATAAGATCCCATAAGTGGGTCTTAGGAGGGTAGGATGTATGCacaccttacccctacctttgagagatagagaggttatttccgatagaccctcggctcaaaagAATTGAAATCAAAGCAggattgaaaagaaaataacagCAAAATAGCAAGATGAACAATGCAAAAGAAGCAACTAGTAGTAGTAAAATAGGCTGTGTAAATGGGTAGAGGGGCGGgtccattatccaccgagtttagaaggttgtgattggtccaaagggcaggtcacagacggatttctcggttatcaaaaaaaaaaaatgtagattATATTACAACTAACCACAAAAAACTTCACGATATCAACAGTGACTTCTGAACTAGTTACTGTCTCCACATGTTGCACAAGTACCTTTCTGCTCTTCAATTCCTCAactgaaaataattattagtacATAAGTATAGAAATCAAAAATAGAAAGACCTGGCATGTTACAATCTTAGAACTGCATTTGTTGCTCTTGAACTACAATAGAGATTAGGA is part of the Solanum stenotomum isolate F172 chromosome 8, ASM1918654v1, whole genome shotgun sequence genome and encodes:
- the LOC125874515 gene encoding RNA-directed DNA methylation 4 isoform X1 → MAAVAESSSVPAKEDKLVVVRVKRKTFQSRLDAFWLEINERPAKRPLLDFAKLSIDESSSRVEELKSRKVLVQHVETVTSSEVTVDIVKFFVSAPADSSEVGEKSDARRSFRTEKKQDQLLAKAKQKQEDLSKNARFEQIWKSRKEKRKLMHNEELNEMCQLYDVIRVDTEEKSHEVQEETTELEDHKMMSQYLPLLREVMPSAAEEIESEIHNYVSKQASSDGYVYDYYTVKNDTNPDEDIASPFPLVQVDEDDDYYDGPDHSDYESDDSNAEHNPWNDYPDEEESEDEDETQASNDESEASSSTSEEQYGSETVGVISFTNEDVGREDWTDYADPTLEGDIYGESDVEDSDDDEDIW
- the LOC125874515 gene encoding RNA-directed DNA methylation 4 isoform X3; this encodes MAAVAESSSVPAKEDKLVVVRVKRKTFQSRLDAFWLEINERPAKRPLLDFAKLSIDESSSRVEELKSRKVLVQHVETVTSSEVTVDIVKFFVSAPADSSEVGEKSDARRSFRTEKKQDQLLAKAKQKQEDLSKNARFEQIWKSRKEKRKLMHNEELNEMCQLYDVIRVDTEEKSHEVQEECRTTELEDHKMMSQYLPLLREVMPSAAEEIESEIHNYVSKQASSDGYVYDYYTVKNDTNPDEDIASPFPLVQVDEDDDYYDGPDHSDYESDDSNAEHNPWNDYPDEEESEDEDETQASNDESEASSSTSEEQYGSETVGVISFTNEDVGREDWTDYADPTLEGDIYGESDVEDSDDDEDIW
- the LOC125874515 gene encoding RNA-directed DNA methylation 4 isoform X2 — its product is MSAITGSSSLPSKDDPPVTGSSDRKRFRSRRDVLRSEISERPLKRPLLDFAKLSISDSSCKVAESSSVPAKEDKLVVVRVKRKTFQSRLDAFWLEINERPAKRPLLDFAKLSIDESSSRVEELKSRKVLVQHVETVTSSEVTVDIVKFFVSAPADSSEVGEKSDARRSFRTEKKQDQLLAKAKQKQEDLSKNARFEQIWKSRKEKRKLMHNEELNEMCQLYDVIRVDTEEKSHEVQEECRTTELEDHKMMSQYLPLLREVMPSAAEEIESEIHNYVSKQASSDGYVYDYYTVKNDTNPDEDIASPFPLVQVDEDDDYYDGPDHSDYESDDSNAEHNPWNDYPDEEESEDEDETQASNDESEASSSTSEEQYGSETVGVISFTNEDVGREDWTDYADPTLEGDIYGESDVEDSDDDEDIW